Proteins co-encoded in one Prevotella sp. E13-27 genomic window:
- a CDS encoding type II toxin-antitoxin system RelE/ParE family toxin — MKIHWHKQAAAQLHQVEEYVLRDFGERIRQEFMDEVEQATHALADMPTMGKIDPLFAHRKQCYRSIIVRRLNKIVYYVKGDALYIAAFWDTRREPKAQARQTK; from the coding sequence ATGAAGATTCACTGGCACAAGCAAGCTGCCGCCCAGTTGCATCAGGTAGAGGAATATGTCCTGCGGGATTTTGGCGAGCGCATCCGTCAGGAATTCATGGACGAGGTTGAACAGGCTACGCATGCCTTGGCCGACATGCCCACGATGGGCAAGATAGACCCTCTTTTCGCCCATCGTAAACAATGCTACCGAAGCATCATAGTACGTCGGCTCAACAAGATTGTCTATTATGTCAAAGGCGATGCCCTCTACATAGCCGCTTTCTGGGACACCAGACGTGAGCCAAAGGCACAAGCCAGACAGACAAAGTGA
- a CDS encoding fimbrillin family protein has protein sequence MKATKYLSMAALALMGTLASCQSDDEVTTGFRPDNAVSLNFSVGSLQGTTRSNAIATDDTQREFNAGDQIAVSTNDQEAVLFQCTSTEDQTWTEAVPNKFLLWTQNMLTFSAYYPATTGTSMTTFTVPTDQSSVAKIALADYMTRQQVISRPEGGSDIQMQLERKMARVIVRISGFGSQYRDDQKTVDNVRIYSEASGIADGNPTGSSTEIQPYAQGSNDGWGWSQNSTFTALVVPGYGDSGARFIQLSDGEGSTLLVKGIPELEAGNSYTFNLVVGKNRIEVASVTVQDWTTGETLAGGQAQEQAGSGDVIPGSDPYTPGGDPFSF, from the coding sequence ATGAAAGCAACAAAATATCTTTCCATGGCAGCCCTCGCCCTCATGGGCACCCTCGCCAGCTGCCAGAGCGACGACGAGGTCACAACAGGCTTCCGTCCCGACAATGCCGTGAGTCTTAATTTCTCCGTAGGCTCGCTCCAGGGCACCACCCGCAGCAACGCCATCGCCACCGACGACACGCAGCGCGAGTTCAACGCCGGCGACCAGATTGCCGTCAGCACCAACGACCAGGAGGCCGTTCTCTTCCAGTGTACGTCAACCGAAGACCAGACATGGACTGAGGCAGTGCCCAACAAGTTCCTCCTCTGGACACAGAACATGCTCACCTTCTCGGCCTACTATCCTGCAACCACCGGCACGTCGATGACCACCTTCACCGTGCCCACCGACCAGAGCAGCGTGGCAAAGATAGCCCTCGCCGACTACATGACCCGCCAGCAGGTGATCTCACGTCCCGAGGGCGGCAGCGACATCCAGATGCAGCTGGAGCGCAAGATGGCCCGCGTCATCGTACGCATCAGCGGCTTCGGTAGCCAGTACCGTGACGACCAGAAGACCGTCGACAACGTACGCATCTACAGCGAAGCCAGCGGCATTGCCGACGGCAATCCCACGGGCAGCAGCACCGAAATCCAGCCATACGCACAGGGCAGCAACGATGGGTGGGGCTGGAGTCAGAACTCCACCTTCACCGCCCTCGTAGTGCCTGGCTATGGTGACAGCGGCGCCCGCTTCATCCAGCTGAGCGACGGCGAAGGCAGCACCCTCCTCGTGAAGGGCATCCCCGAACTGGAGGCAGGCAACAGCTACACCTTCAACCTCGTAGTGGGTAAGAACAGGATTGAGGTGGCAAGCGTCACCGTACAGGACTGGACCACCGGCGAGACACTCGCAGGCGGACAGGCACAGGAGCAGGCTGGTAGCGGTGATGTCATTCCTGGCAGTGATCCATACACACCTGGGGGCGATCCCTTCTCATTCTAA
- a CDS encoding fimbrillin family protein, with the protein MKIKNIFFAAAAAMVLTACSSDDAIETVQQQSQFPEDGVMRFTTNLVDPTIATTRASITGSDVNQNGQQFQVKIVNPTSATYSYFNTVQFDGTEWTPVNRMLWQNDQQSITVTAAYKQGKTFSDYEFIVGADLTVAADQSTEAKLKQQDLLTMPTKTIANPSIEETLMQNGKLVINFYHALAKLDVTLDLANEFYKVAPKLNNASDITEFTIKGTNAGYQFNAMETANENYGTVTAAATPVAADILANQCAFTAGTDADMHSHATYEAIVVPQTIAAGALTVSFKIGTRSFSWTNTEAITLEQGKHYTLPLTVGYDTVTLNARAFSASSWEDQPGDNLGTE; encoded by the coding sequence ATGAAAATCAAAAACATTTTCTTCGCAGCCGCAGCAGCCATGGTGCTGACGGCTTGCTCCAGCGACGACGCTATCGAGACCGTACAGCAGCAGTCGCAGTTCCCCGAGGACGGCGTGATGCGCTTCACCACCAACCTCGTTGACCCCACCATCGCCACCACCCGCGCCAGCATCACTGGCAGCGACGTGAACCAGAACGGTCAGCAGTTCCAGGTGAAGATTGTCAACCCCACATCAGCCACCTACAGTTACTTCAATACCGTACAGTTTGACGGCACTGAGTGGACACCCGTGAACCGTATGCTCTGGCAGAACGACCAGCAGAGCATCACCGTGACTGCCGCCTACAAGCAGGGCAAGACATTCAGCGACTATGAATTCATCGTCGGTGCCGACCTCACCGTGGCTGCCGACCAGAGCACCGAGGCCAAGCTGAAGCAGCAGGACCTGCTGACCATGCCGACTAAGACCATCGCCAACCCCTCTATCGAGGAGACGCTGATGCAGAACGGCAAGTTGGTCATCAACTTCTACCACGCCCTGGCCAAGCTCGACGTGACGCTCGACCTGGCCAACGAGTTCTACAAGGTTGCCCCGAAGCTGAACAACGCCTCGGACATCACCGAGTTCACCATCAAGGGCACCAACGCCGGCTACCAGTTCAATGCCATGGAGACTGCCAACGAGAACTACGGCACCGTGACCGCCGCCGCTACTCCCGTTGCTGCCGACATCCTCGCTAACCAGTGCGCCTTCACCGCTGGCACCGATGCCGACATGCACAGCCATGCCACCTACGAGGCCATCGTCGTGCCGCAAACCATTGCCGCCGGTGCCCTGACCGTATCGTTCAAGATTGGCACGCGCTCGTTCTCATGGACCAACACCGAGGCCATCACCCTGGAGCAGGGCAAGCACTACACGCTGCCCCTCACCGTAGGCTATGACACCGTGACCCTCAATGCCCGCGCCTTCAGCGCCAGCTCATGGGAAGACCAGCCCGGCGACAACCTCGGCACGGAGTAA
- a CDS encoding fimbrillin family protein, which produces MKKLRFIPLAALGLLAAACSSDDATSAGQQAAKNITIEASIGDLTRATTTGNTTVFNAGDGVSIYAWTGSATTVPADKVVNGVVNSLGTDGKWTPATPMLWADMVTAHYFLGIYPARTVSDFTADPYTVDNTDYEKSDLLVARQLSGLTATQNPVSLTFDHAMAKLYVNMNFRNQWDAAPEVTSCEATAAKSCTIDYLAKTYAAGEQDAVALTAKDAAEGYARSFSGLMIPQTGFRTVTLTIGGQAYVYTHAEDIPLEAGKYTIVNLIVGRNKIEFGSVSINDWTEGSTISGGQALQ; this is translated from the coding sequence ATGAAAAAACTCAGATTCATCCCTCTGGCTGCCCTCGGTCTCCTGGCCGCAGCGTGCAGCAGCGATGACGCGACTTCTGCCGGTCAGCAAGCCGCAAAAAACATCACCATCGAGGCGAGCATCGGTGACTTGACCCGCGCCACGACAACGGGCAATACCACGGTGTTCAACGCTGGTGATGGTGTCAGCATCTACGCCTGGACAGGCTCGGCTACGACGGTTCCCGCCGACAAGGTGGTCAACGGCGTTGTCAATAGCCTCGGTACCGACGGCAAGTGGACACCCGCCACGCCCATGCTCTGGGCCGACATGGTGACAGCCCACTACTTCCTCGGCATCTATCCGGCACGTACGGTCAGCGACTTCACCGCCGACCCTTACACGGTGGACAACACCGACTATGAGAAGAGTGACCTGCTCGTGGCCCGCCAACTCAGCGGACTCACTGCCACGCAGAACCCCGTCTCGCTGACCTTCGACCACGCCATGGCGAAGCTCTACGTGAACATGAACTTCCGCAACCAGTGGGATGCTGCCCCCGAGGTGACTTCCTGTGAGGCTACAGCTGCCAAGAGCTGCACCATCGACTATCTGGCTAAGACCTACGCTGCCGGTGAGCAGGACGCTGTCGCCCTCACTGCCAAGGATGCTGCCGAGGGCTATGCCCGCAGTTTCAGCGGCCTGATGATTCCGCAGACGGGCTTCCGCACCGTCACGCTCACCATCGGTGGCCAGGCCTACGTCTATACCCACGCTGAGGACATCCCCCTCGAGGCAGGCAAATATACCATCGTCAACCTCATCGTGGGCCGCAACAAGATAGAGTTCGGCTCCGTCAGCATCAACGACTGGACTGAAGGCTCTACCATCAGCGGCGGACAGGCATTGCAGTAA
- a CDS encoding FimB/Mfa2 family fimbrial subunit — protein sequence MIKKIAYILKSLILTPLLLGGVGGGLLCACYHDKHEFTPNEYDGKPVGYVAPQLLWEDPADAAAIGSVNALSFQVQGANGVNRARSFSSIEESADWLQQLPVGEYDILVTADMDEPSGYILTATGAPSENMLVPTSVSLKAPASSPRQSWYAVTHVTIREDEITVAEFKLQRLLPTLTVNVTGVPAGTTVAIAVEQVAESVMLTEKDAAGRYGVPMANQTAADFGTLATVADGSAFGMEKRLMPTAASQSRSLLRITTTEADGNVLVSTADCPRMELGRYYTLDFQYAALAPYMRFEAMTINDWTEGWTISGEILNPTNK from the coding sequence ATGATAAAGAAGATAGCTTATATTTTAAAGTCCCTCATCCTGACTCCCCTCCTCTTGGGAGGGGTTGGGGGAGGGCTTCTTTGCGCCTGCTATCACGACAAGCATGAATTTACCCCCAACGAGTACGACGGCAAGCCCGTGGGCTATGTCGCTCCGCAACTCTTGTGGGAAGACCCCGCCGATGCCGCTGCCATTGGCTCCGTCAACGCCCTCTCGTTTCAGGTGCAGGGTGCTAATGGCGTGAACCGCGCCCGCTCGTTCTCATCCATTGAGGAGAGTGCCGACTGGCTACAGCAGTTGCCCGTAGGCGAGTACGACATCCTTGTCACTGCCGACATGGACGAGCCGTCGGGCTACATCCTCACCGCCACGGGCGCACCCAGCGAGAACATGCTCGTGCCCACCAGCGTCTCGCTGAAAGCCCCCGCCTCGTCGCCCCGCCAGTCGTGGTATGCCGTGACCCACGTCACCATCCGCGAGGACGAGATTACCGTGGCCGAGTTCAAACTCCAGCGCCTGCTGCCCACGCTCACCGTCAACGTGACGGGCGTTCCCGCTGGCACCACCGTGGCGATTGCCGTAGAGCAGGTGGCAGAGAGTGTCATGCTCACTGAGAAGGATGCCGCCGGTCGCTATGGCGTACCCATGGCAAACCAGACAGCGGCAGACTTCGGCACCCTCGCCACCGTGGCTGACGGTTCCGCCTTCGGAATGGAGAAGCGCCTGATGCCCACCGCCGCCAGCCAGAGCCGTTCGCTGCTGCGCATCACCACCACCGAGGCCGACGGCAATGTGCTCGTCTCTACCGCCGACTGTCCCCGCATGGAATTGGGCCGTTACTACACGCTCGACTTCCAGTATGCCGCCCTCGCTCCCTACATGCGCTTCGAGGCCATGACCATCAACGACTGGACGGAGGGCTGGACCATTAGCGGTGAAATCCTGAATCCCACCAATAAATAA
- a CDS encoding OmpA family protein → MKKATSILMLLAMLAAGVQTAFAQTDSRDYDRGWYAGLSGGTSFGQATFRSITESKTHWGAQFGVFGGYQFSRLLSVEALATMGGQKQTSLDCDPFWLATDGEFTFAPVLGKQGNYYRDLEAKTRWMRFGLQANFDVLSLLTQPTCKWSVTLSPQLSAVTTRTKHLATGYEQEFDRQWHLGLGGQAAVGYRVAKNVGLQLYGGITCLTGDRFDNIPKYCHKSNLMYEAGLKLSYHFGKKGKAAPVVEEAAVIAEPEPQPVVEEKPVVEEKPQPVVEKAQPVAETTAVAEQKPEVEEAAPAELPVIYFAHNSSRLSADETAKLDAVADMMKAQPEVTLSIVGHASNIGSKQYNRKLSQRRANSVKRQLVRRGIDASRLKPVKGRGIDHDAADSQQARRVELIMNEQK, encoded by the coding sequence ATGAAAAAAGCAACTTCTATCCTCATGCTGCTGGCGATGCTGGCCGCAGGGGTGCAGACGGCCTTTGCCCAAACCGACAGCCGCGACTACGATCGCGGTTGGTATGCCGGGCTGAGCGGCGGCACCTCCTTCGGTCAGGCCACGTTCCGCAGCATCACCGAGAGCAAGACCCACTGGGGTGCTCAGTTCGGTGTCTTCGGCGGCTATCAGTTCAGCCGCCTGTTATCAGTTGAAGCCCTCGCCACGATGGGCGGACAGAAGCAGACGTCGCTCGACTGCGACCCGTTCTGGCTCGCTACCGACGGCGAGTTCACCTTCGCCCCCGTCCTGGGCAAGCAGGGCAACTACTACCGCGACCTCGAAGCCAAGACCCGCTGGATGCGCTTCGGGCTGCAGGCCAACTTCGACGTGCTGTCGCTGCTGACCCAGCCGACTTGCAAGTGGTCTGTCACGCTGTCGCCGCAACTATCTGCCGTCACTACGCGCACCAAGCATCTTGCCACGGGCTACGAGCAGGAGTTCGACCGCCAGTGGCACCTCGGTTTGGGCGGTCAGGCTGCCGTGGGCTACCGTGTGGCCAAGAACGTTGGCCTACAACTCTACGGCGGCATCACCTGCCTGACGGGCGACCGCTTCGACAACATCCCCAAGTACTGCCACAAGAGCAACCTCATGTATGAGGCCGGTCTGAAACTGTCGTATCACTTCGGGAAGAAGGGCAAGGCCGCTCCCGTCGTGGAAGAAGCCGCTGTCATTGCAGAGCCTGAGCCGCAACCCGTGGTTGAGGAAAAGCCAGTGGTGGAAGAAAAGCCGCAGCCCGTTGTGGAGAAGGCGCAGCCTGTAGCAGAGACCACTGCCGTGGCAGAGCAGAAACCCGAGGTAGAGGAAGCCGCTCCTGCAGAACTGCCCGTCATCTACTTCGCCCACAACAGCAGCCGCCTCTCTGCCGACGAGACTGCGAAGCTCGATGCCGTAGCCGACATGATGAAGGCACAGCCCGAAGTGACGCTGAGCATCGTCGGCCACGCCTCCAACATAGGCAGCAAGCAGTACAACCGCAAGCTCTCTCAGCGTCGCGCCAACAGCGTGAAGCGTCAGCTTGTGCGCCGTGGCATTGATGCCAGTCGTCTGAAGCCTGTCAAGGGCAGGGGCATCGACCACGATGCTGCCGACAGCCAACAGGCCCGCCGCGTGGAACTGATTATGAACGAACAAAAATAA
- a CDS encoding CYTH domain-containing protein, translated as MIEIERKFLVTDESYKQLATSHSRIRQGYICSGHGRTVRVRQRGDKGYLTIKGPSLDGGLSRYEFEKEITLDEADHLFQLCEPGIIDKTRYLVPSGSHTFEVDEFYGDNEGLVMAEVELSSPDEPYLAPSFIGQEVTGDHRYYNSHLRKNPFKDWGTPTF; from the coding sequence ATGATTGAAATAGAACGCAAATTCCTTGTCACCGACGAAAGCTACAAGCAGCTTGCCACGAGCCATAGTCGCATACGCCAAGGCTATATATGCAGTGGCCATGGGCGGACTGTACGTGTGCGCCAGCGTGGTGACAAAGGCTATCTTACCATCAAGGGACCGTCACTCGATGGCGGTCTCTCCCGCTATGAGTTTGAGAAAGAGATAACGCTCGACGAGGCCGACCATCTCTTTCAGCTCTGTGAGCCAGGCATCATCGATAAGACCCGTTATCTCGTGCCATCAGGCAGTCATACCTTCGAGGTAGATGAGTTCTATGGCGACAACGAAGGTCTCGTCATGGCTGAGGTAGAACTGTCATCACCCGACGAGCCATATCTCGCGCCCTCGTTCATTGGTCAGGAGGTAACTGGCGACCATCGCTACTACAACTCACATCTGCGCAAAAATCCATTCAAGGACTGGGGAACACCGACTTTTTAG
- a CDS encoding four helix bundle protein — protein MKRPENTIIIKTEAFADRIIRMCRYLTDEDKGEKDAIRQIYRSGTSVGANTAESQYAQSRADFLTKMTIALKEANETKFWLGRLHSEDALNDKEYNSINDDCVEIIKLLTSITKTIKTK, from the coding sequence ATGAAAAGACCTGAGAATACTATTATCATAAAAACAGAAGCATTTGCTGATAGGATTATTCGTATGTGCAGATACCTCACAGATGAAGATAAGGGAGAAAAAGACGCTATCAGACAAATATATAGAAGCGGTACTAGTGTTGGTGCTAACACTGCAGAGAGTCAATATGCACAAAGCAGAGCCGATTTTCTTACAAAAATGACTATTGCTTTAAAAGAGGCTAACGAAACCAAGTTTTGGTTAGGTCGTTTACATTCAGAAGACGCTCTTAATGATAAAGAATATAATTCTATTAATGATGATTGTGTTGAAATAATAAAGTTATTAACAAGTATTACCAAAACAATAAAAACAAAATAA
- the prfB gene encoding peptide chain release factor 2, producing the protein MITQDQLKDVLDRTEKLYHYLKIDQKQVEYEEEELRTQAPDFWDDRLRAEEQMKKVKAIKKWIDCYHDCRAKADELQLAFDFYKDELVTEEEVDADYQHAMAAIEELELMNMLRQKEDPMDCVLKINSGAGGTEAQDWAQMLMRMYMRWAEAHGYKVSISNLLDGEEAGIKSVTMQIEGNEYAYGFLKSENGVHRLVRVSPYNAQGKRMTSFASVFVSPLVDDTIEVYVDPAKLSWDTFRSSGAGGQNVNKVESGVRLRYWYTDPDTGEEEEILIENTETRDQPKNKERAMALLRSQLYDRAMKKRLEAQAKIEAGKKKIEWGSQIRSYVFDDKRVKDHRTNYQTSDVDGVMNGKIDEFIKAYLMEFPVTEE; encoded by the coding sequence ATGATTACACAAGATCAACTGAAAGACGTACTGGATAGGACAGAGAAACTCTATCACTATCTGAAGATTGACCAGAAACAGGTGGAGTATGAAGAAGAAGAACTTCGTACACAGGCACCCGACTTCTGGGATGACCGCCTGCGCGCGGAGGAACAGATGAAGAAGGTTAAGGCTATCAAGAAATGGATAGACTGCTATCACGACTGCCGTGCTAAGGCCGACGAGCTGCAGCTGGCCTTTGACTTCTACAAAGACGAGCTCGTAACCGAGGAAGAGGTCGATGCCGACTACCAGCATGCGATGGCTGCTATTGAAGAACTTGAGCTTATGAATATGCTACGCCAGAAGGAAGACCCTATGGACTGTGTGCTGAAGATAAACTCTGGCGCCGGCGGCACCGAGGCACAGGACTGGGCACAGATGCTCATGCGAATGTATATGCGCTGGGCCGAGGCTCATGGCTACAAGGTGTCTATCTCCAACCTTCTCGATGGTGAAGAGGCAGGCATCAAGAGTGTAACTATGCAGATAGAGGGCAACGAGTATGCCTATGGCTTCCTGAAGTCAGAGAACGGCGTTCACCGTCTGGTACGCGTCAGTCCATATAACGCTCAGGGCAAGCGCATGACATCGTTCGCTTCAGTATTCGTCTCACCACTTGTCGATGACACCATCGAGGTATATGTCGATCCTGCGAAACTGTCGTGGGACACCTTCCGCTCGAGCGGTGCCGGTGGTCAGAACGTGAACAAGGTGGAGTCGGGTGTGCGTCTGCGCTATTGGTACACCGACCCTGACACTGGCGAAGAAGAAGAGATACTCATCGAGAACACAGAGACGCGCGACCAGCCAAAGAACAAGGAGCGTGCTATGGCTCTGCTCCGCTCACAGCTCTACGACCGCGCCATGAAGAAACGTCTCGAAGCTCAGGCAAAGATTGAGGCTGGCAAGAAGAAGATAGAGTGGGGTAGTCAGATTCGTTCTTATGTCTTCGATGACAAGCGCGTGAAGGACCATCGCACAAACTATCAGACCAGCGATGTTGATGGAGTGATGAACGGTAAGATAGATGAGTTCATAAAAGCGTATTTGATGGAGTTTCCAGTGACGGAGGAGTAA
- the nadA gene encoding quinolinate synthase NadA, protein MLKTPTNVSDLKAAIRDLCREKQAIILAHYYTTGDIQEVADFIGDSLALARKAAATYAKVIVMCGVHFMAETCKLLSPEKLVLCPDPAAGCSLADSCRAEDLKKFKDEHPGYMVVSYVNTTAAVKALTDVVVTSGNAKKVVDQLPKDAKIIFGPDYNLGSYINEVTGRDMLLWNGGCHVHERFSVEQIVRLKKEHPEAVVMAHLECKAPVLAVADVKGSTADMLKYAKQNSAKQYIVATEAGILHELQRQCPDKEFIPVPPEIPSEECDSHSSCTSCNECQYMKMNTLQKIYDALKNGQPAVEVDPEIAELAVKPIERMLQMS, encoded by the coding sequence ATGTTGAAAACCCCTACAAACGTTTCAGATCTGAAGGCTGCCATACGTGACCTTTGTCGTGAGAAGCAGGCAATAATACTTGCACACTACTATACTACTGGAGACATTCAGGAAGTGGCCGACTTCATTGGCGACTCGCTGGCTCTTGCTCGCAAGGCTGCTGCGACCTATGCGAAGGTTATAGTGATGTGTGGCGTTCACTTCATGGCTGAAACATGTAAGCTGCTGTCGCCTGAGAAGCTGGTGCTCTGTCCTGACCCTGCAGCAGGTTGTTCGCTGGCTGACTCTTGTCGTGCCGAGGACCTGAAGAAGTTCAAGGATGAACATCCTGGCTATATGGTTGTGTCTTATGTTAACACCACAGCTGCTGTGAAAGCTCTGACCGATGTTGTTGTCACTTCTGGCAACGCGAAGAAGGTTGTTGACCAGTTGCCAAAGGACGCGAAGATTATCTTTGGTCCAGACTATAACCTCGGCTCTTATATAAATGAGGTGACAGGACGCGACATGCTGTTGTGGAATGGTGGCTGTCATGTTCACGAGCGTTTCAGCGTTGAGCAGATAGTACGCCTGAAGAAGGAGCATCCTGAGGCAGTGGTTATGGCCCATCTGGAGTGTAAGGCTCCTGTGCTGGCTGTTGCTGATGTTAAGGGTTCTACTGCCGACATGCTGAAATATGCTAAGCAGAATAGCGCCAAGCAGTATATTGTGGCTACTGAGGCAGGCATATTGCACGAGCTTCAGCGTCAGTGTCCTGACAAGGAGTTTATTCCTGTTCCGCCAGAGATTCCAAGTGAGGAGTGTGACTCTCATTCATCTTGCACTTCTTGCAACGAGTGTCAATATATGAAGATGAACACTCTGCAGAAGATATATGATGCTCTGAAGAACGGACAGCCAGCTGTAGAGGTTGACCCAGAGATAGCTGAGCTTGCAGTGAAGCCAATAGAGCGAATGCTGCAGATGAGTTAA
- the ychF gene encoding redox-regulated ATPase YchF codes for MALKCGIVGLPNVGKSTLFNCLSSAKAQAANFPFCTIEPNVGVITVPDERLTKLAELVHPGRIVPATCEIVDIAGLVKGASKGEGLGNKFLGNIRETDAIIHVLRCFEDDNITHVDGTINPVRDKEIIDTELQLKDLETIESRLAKTEKAAAAGNKDAKVEVTVLKAYKEVLEQGKNARIVEFESKEEQDCARNLFLLTAKPVLYVCNVAEEDAKDGNDFTKKIEEIAREEGAETMVIAAKTEEDIAELESYEDKQMFLEELGLKESGVNRLIKKAYALLNLETFITAGEMEVKAWTYKKGWKAPQCAGVIHTDFEKGFIRAEVIKYEDYLKYGSEAAVREAGKMGVEGKDYVVQDGDIMHFRFNV; via the coding sequence ATGGCATTAAAATGTGGTATTGTTGGACTTCCCAACGTAGGTAAAAGCACACTATTCAACTGTCTGTCGAGCGCTAAGGCTCAGGCAGCAAACTTCCCTTTCTGTACGATAGAACCAAATGTTGGCGTGATTACCGTGCCTGACGAGCGTTTGACAAAGCTCGCTGAGCTGGTGCATCCAGGACGCATCGTTCCTGCAACATGTGAGATAGTAGATATAGCAGGTCTTGTTAAGGGTGCCTCAAAAGGTGAGGGGCTGGGTAATAAGTTCCTTGGAAATATTCGTGAGACCGACGCCATAATCCATGTGCTTCGTTGCTTCGAAGATGATAACATCACCCATGTCGATGGCACAATCAACCCTGTGCGCGACAAGGAAATCATAGATACCGAGCTTCAGCTGAAGGACCTCGAGACGATAGAGAGCCGTCTGGCAAAGACTGAGAAGGCTGCTGCTGCTGGCAACAAGGATGCTAAGGTGGAGGTGACCGTTTTGAAGGCCTATAAAGAGGTGCTTGAGCAGGGTAAGAATGCACGCATCGTGGAGTTCGAGTCAAAGGAAGAGCAGGACTGTGCCCGCAACCTGTTCCTGCTCACAGCAAAGCCTGTGCTCTATGTATGTAACGTAGCCGAAGAGGATGCCAAGGACGGCAACGACTTCACCAAGAAGATCGAGGAGATAGCCCGTGAGGAGGGTGCCGAGACTATGGTCATCGCAGCTAAGACCGAAGAGGATATTGCTGAGCTGGAGTCTTATGAGGACAAGCAGATGTTCCTTGAGGAGCTGGGCTTGAAGGAGAGCGGCGTGAACCGTCTCATCAAGAAGGCATATGCTCTGCTGAACCTCGAGACATTCATCACAGCCGGTGAGATGGAGGTGAAGGCATGGACCTATAAGAAGGGCTGGAAGGCTCCTCAGTGCGCAGGTGTCATTCACACCGACTTTGAGAAGGGCTTTATTCGTGCCGAGGTCATAAAGTACGAGGACTATCTGAAGTATGGTTCAGAGGCTGCCGTGCGCGAGGCTGGCAAGATGGGTGTCGAGGGCAAGGACTATGTTGTTCAAGACGGAGACATCATGCACTTTAGGTTTAATGTGTAA
- the lgt gene encoding prolipoprotein diacylglyceryl transferase, with the protein MFINWNPDLEAFKIGSFAFRWYSLCWLLGLLLAYLVVRQLFKDQKIKDELFEPLFLYCFLGILIGARLGHCIFYQPDYFLTSWKGVVEMFLPIHFDRYGDWQFSGYQGLASHGGTLGLIIALVLYVKHTGVGLWRVLDNIAIATGTTACFIRLGNLMNSEIIGRQTDVPWAFIFERVDMVPRHPGQLYEAIAYAVLFVIMIVLYKNRMAKYVGTGFYFGLCLTYIFTFRFFIEYTKEVQESFEEAMLFDMGQLLSVPFIVVGAWYMVKGFKKGQKL; encoded by the coding sequence TTGTTTATTAACTGGAACCCCGACCTTGAAGCCTTTAAGATAGGCAGTTTCGCCTTCCGCTGGTACTCGTTGTGCTGGCTGTTGGGCTTGCTGCTGGCATATCTTGTGGTAAGACAGCTGTTTAAAGATCAGAAGATAAAAGACGAGCTGTTTGAACCGCTGTTTCTCTACTGCTTCCTGGGCATATTGATAGGCGCCCGACTGGGCCATTGCATCTTCTATCAGCCCGACTATTTCCTCACCTCGTGGAAAGGAGTTGTAGAGATGTTCCTGCCAATACATTTCGATAGGTATGGCGACTGGCAGTTCTCTGGCTATCAAGGACTTGCGTCGCATGGCGGTACGCTCGGACTTATAATAGCGCTGGTGCTCTATGTGAAGCATACAGGCGTGGGACTGTGGCGCGTGCTTGACAATATAGCCATAGCAACAGGCACCACAGCGTGCTTCATACGCCTGGGCAACCTGATGAACTCAGAGATAATAGGTCGTCAGACCGATGTGCCCTGGGCGTTCATCTTCGAGCGTGTAGATATGGTGCCACGTCATCCAGGACAGCTCTATGAGGCCATAGCCTATGCCGTGCTGTTCGTGATAATGATAGTGCTCTACAAGAACCGCATGGCGAAATATGTTGGCACAGGCTTCTATTTTGGACTCTGTCTGACATATATCTTCACCTTCCGCTTCTTCATAGAATATACTAAGGAGGTGCAGGAATCATTCGAGGAAGCCATGCTCTTCGACATGGGACAGCTGCTGTCAGTGCCGTTCATCGTCGTTGGAGCGTGGTATATGGTTAAAGGATTCAAGAAAGGACAAAAACTGTAA